The stretch of DNA GAACGGGTTCTCGTGCCGGCCATCGGACAGGGCGCCGATGGCGTCGAGGGAAACTTGCGTACGCACGGGGAGGGGTCCTTCGCGGTTGGCTATCAGGGACTGCGTCGGGGAGAGACGGGGCCTGGGAGGGGGAGTTGTTCGGTTGGCTGAGACGCGGCGGGCTCAGCCGGCGACGGCGACGGGCTCGAGGAACCGCACCCGGCGGCGGGATCGCGGCGTCCGCACGATCACCATCGCGGGCGAGTCGGGCCGGCCTTCGATCCAGCTCTCGGCTTCGGGGAGCCGCTCGCCGGCCGCCGCCACGCGCTTCGGTTTGAAGTGGGGCTTTGGCGGGCCGCTGCGTTGCGTTGACTGGGAGGGCGGACTCGGTTGATCGAACCGCCAGCTGCGGCAGTGGACGGTGTGGAACCGCAGGGCCTGATCGACGCGCCGCCAGAGGTCGGCGTCGCGGATCGGGATCATGCGGCCGAAGCTCTCCCAGCGCCAGTGGTTGTTACGCCACTCGGAGAGCCCGCGGGTCAGCCCCTTGAGGACCGACG from Botrimarina mediterranea encodes:
- a CDS encoding RNase H family protein; this encodes MQASRPRYVLIAETEPAAEGSLWRFALHAADASVSVAACDSEAGADEDRLVLLAVVRGLEALDQPADVTVVTRSASVLKGLTRGLSEWRNNHWRWESFGRMIPIRDADLWRRVDQALRFHTVHCRSWRFDQPSPPSQSTQRSGPPKPHFKPKRVAAAGERLPEAESWIEGRPDSPAMVIVRTPRSRRRVRFLEPVAVAG